GGACGCCCCACTTTAATATTTTCTTCCAACATACGTTGTCTAAATTCTTCAATATTGCCTTTGATTTTATGAAAGACAAAATTTGTTTCAGAGGGAAGATATTCAATATCTAATTCTTGCAAGGTATTGAGGTAAATTTCTCTTGCACTGTCATTGCTTTTTTTGCTATAAGCTAAAAAGTCTTTGTCTTGCATAGATGCAGTAGCGGCTTTAATTGATGGAGAAGAAATTGCTAATGCATCAAATTCTAAATAATCTTGCAAATGCTTAATTTTATCTGGAGCCGCTACCGCATAACCTACTCGCATACCTGCCATAGCATGAATTTTAGAGAAAGTTTTTAATAGCACCACATTATCCGCCCCTTTGGCAATAAGATGATCAACAGAACGATAGTTTGGGTTATTCACATATTCGGCATAGGCTTCGTCTAAAATAAATAAAGTATCTTTGGGTTTACTATTAATCCAGCTTTCAATTTCATTAGAATTAATTACCGTTGAGGTTGGATTATTTGGATTAACGAGATAAACAATACTTGGACCTTGATATTTTGCTACCGCCTCTTGCATACCTTTAAGATCAATAGACCAATCTTGTGGATTTGATTTAATTTTAGCTATTTTTAAATTGTAAGCCTTAGCAAAATCTTCGCCATCGCCGTAAGTTAATTCAGGGACGACAAATTGTGTATCAGCTGTGGCGTGAGCCGCAATAGTTAAACGAATGGCATCAGAAGAACCCGCACTAAATAAAATATAATCTTCTTTGACATTATGATATTGCGCGACCAAGGTACGCAATGTTTCAGCATATTCATCACCATAACGGTTTGCCCCAGAGATCACAGAAATAGCCGCTTGTTGCGCTTTTGGCGACATACCTAATGGGTTTTCATTATAGTGCAAGCCCAATAAATTCTGTGCTGTAGGTGGCGTAAATTTATCCGATAATTGGGAAAATACTGATGAGCGGTTATTTTCATTAGCAAATGCCACAGAACCTAATGATAAACTCGTTAACGTGGCAAGCGTATTGCGTAAAAAATGACGACGATTTAGTTTATTATTGTTTTGCATATAGTTTTTTCCTATTTTGAATAATTATTTAAAAGAAATGAAATAATATGCAATAAGATAGAAAAAATAAAGGAAAATAAATGAATTATTTACCATTTGAATGCTATTTGAACATTTATTTTTTACATGTTTTGGTAAAAATAGAGAAACTTGACAAAACTGGTGAGCAGGTTAATCTTATGACTAAACATCAGGGAGAAAAATATGAATAAATCCGTATCTATTGTTGGCTTAGGTTGGTTAGGTTTACCTTTAGCGAAACATTTACAACAGCTAGGTTGGCAAGTGAAAGGAAGTAAACGTACCCATGAAGGCGTAGAAGCAATGCGATTGTTACGCTTAGAAACTTATCATTTAGAGCTTATGCCAGAGATTAATGCAGCCCCTGATGATCTAACTCAGTTATTTTCGGTTAATGCCCTAGTGATTAATATTCCGCCAAGTCAATATTTTTTTGATATTCAACAATATGTTATTGGTGTAGAAAATGTAATCCAAGAGGCAGTGTTATGTGGCGTACAACATATTATCTTTATCAGTTCCACATCTGTTTTTTCCAATATAAGTGGACAATTTGATGAAAGCATTGTGCCTATTCCCCATTCTGATATAAGTAAAGGCTTACTTGAGATAGAACAACGCTTGCTTAGTTTTAACAATATTGATATAGATATTATTCGCTTGGCGGGATTAGTGGGGACAGATCGTCACCCTGTGTACAGCTTAGGCCAACGAGAACATATTAAGCAAGGTAACCAACCTGTTAATTTAGTGCATTTAGATGATTGTGCCAGAGCCATTCAATTATTATTAGAAACCCCAAGCTATCAACGTTTATATCATTTGGTTGCCCCTATCCACCCAACAAAACAAGCTTATTATCAATATGCGGCACAAAAATTTGGCGTAAACTTACCGCACTTTGTTTGTTCAGAACAAGATCCACAACGTATCATTGTTGGCGAGAAAATTTGCCAAGAATTAGGCTTTGTTTATCAATATCCTGATCCTTATCTTATGATCAGTTGTTAGTAATAAGATTCATTTCACTGCTTAATTAAGCGATTTTCAACCTTTCTTTTGTATAAAAAGTAAACTAACTGGCGATATTTGTATTTTTTACTATAATAGCTCGCCATTGTTATATATAATTCGCACAAGTGTTATGGAATTATCATTTTTTGTAAAATTAAACGTTAAACTTAGGAAAGCAATATGAAAAATATCGTTGTTGTTGGTGGAGGAGCAGGCGGTTTAGAGCTTGTTACCTTTTTAGGTGATAAACTTGGTGCAAAATCTCGTGCCAAAGTTACCTTAATTGATAAAAATTCTACCCATCTTTGGAAACCCTTGCTACATGAAGTGGCATCTGGTTCACTTGATGAAGGCGTTGATGCTTTAAGCTATCGTGCCCATGCCAAAAATCATAATTTTAGTTTTGAACAAGGTTCAATCATTAGTATTAATCGTGAGCAAAAATATGTTGAGCTTGCTCCTGTATATGGTATGGACGGCGATATGATTGTGATTGCCCGCCGTATTCCTTATGATTATTTGGTGTTAGCCATTGGTAGTAAATCCAATGATTTTAATACCAAAGGTGTTGAGGAACATTGTATTTTCCTTGATGGACAAGAACAGGCTTTACGCTTTCAACACAAAATGCTCGAGCTATTCTTAAAATTCTCCGAAAATCGTGCTTTAGATGATATTGGCGAAAGTGAAAGTAAACAACGTTTAGTGGAAGAGGGCAAAGTGAATATCGCCATTGTGGGTGGTGGTGCCACAGGCGTAGAGCTTTGTGCAGAACTTTATCATGCAGCACAAGATTTGTCGTCTTATGGTTATGGTAAAATTAATAGTGATTGTTTACAGGTTACCCTAATTGAGGCAGGAAGTCGTTTATTACCTGCTTTGCCTGAACGTATTTCTCAATCAGTCTTAAAGCAATTAGAGGGATTAGGAACAGTTGTCAAATTAAATACAATGATTACCGAAGCCAGTGCAAATCAACTTACCACACGTGATGGCGAAGAGATCAAAGCGGATTTAATTGTTTGGGCGGCAGGGGTAAAAGTCTCTTCTGTTTCACAACAATTTGATGGCTTAGAACTTAATCGTATCAATCAAATTCACGTTAAAGACACCTTACAAACTACCGTTGATGACAGTATTTTTGCCATTGGCGATTGTGCTTTCTTGGTACAAGCTAATGGTAAACCTGTGCCACCAAGAGCCCAAGCCGCTCACCAAATGGCGAAACGCTGTTATAAAAATATTGTGGCATTATTTGATAACAAGAGTTTAAAACCCTTTGTTTACAATGATAAAGGTTCTTTGGTGTCCCTATCTAAGTTTACTGCTTTAGGGAATATTGGTAAGGAAGATAAATCAATGGTGATTGAGGGCAAATTGGCTCGTATTGCTTATGTTTCCCTTTATCGTATGCATCACCATGCTTTACATGGCTGTTTAAAAACAGGCGTGATGATTTTAATTCGCCGTATTAACCGTTTTATTAAACCAGCCTTAAAGTTACATTAATCTCTAATCCTTAAAAGTGCGGTGGACTTTACCGCACTTTTCATTGATAATAAAAACTCTATGCTTAATCATAAGCAAACGATTGCTTTATGTATTCTTTGATCACTTAATAATAGGAATGAGTATGTCAAACACAATTTTACAACATCTGCCGAAAGGACAAAAAGTGGGTATTGCTTTTTCTGGAGGTTTAGATACCAGTGCTGCCTTGTTATGGATGAAACAAAAAGGAGCATTACCTTATGCTTATACCGCAAATTTAGGGCAACCTGATGAAGAAGATTACAATGCCATTCCACGTAAAGCTATGGAATATGGGGCTGAGAATGCACGTTTAATTGATTGTCGTGCACAACTTGCTCATGAAGGGATTGCCGCTATTCAATGTGGGGCATTTCATATTTCCACCGGGGGAGCAACTTATTTTAATACCACACCATTAGGGCGTGCGGTAACAGGCACAATGCTTGTTGCGGCGATGAAAGAAGATGACGTACATATTTGGGGCGATGGCTCAACCTTTAAAGGCAATGATATTGAACGTTTTTATCGCTATGGTTTATTAACCAATCCAGCATTAAAAATTTATAAGCCTTGGCTTGATCAGCAATTTATTGATGAATTAGGCGGACGCTTTGAAATGTCGCAATTTTTAATTGCGAATGGCTTTGATTATAAAATGTCAGTGGAAAAAGCCTATTCTACTGATTCTAATATGCTTGGTGCGACTCACGAAGCGAAAGATTTGGAAGAGTTAAGCACTGGCATCAAAATTGTTAAGCCAATTATGGGCGTGGCATTCTGGGACGAAAATGTACAAATTCAAGCGGAAACCGTTACAGTTCGCTTTGAAGAGGGTGTACCAGTGGCATTAAATGGCAAAACCTTTAG
Above is a window of Volucribacter amazonae DNA encoding:
- a CDS encoding pyridoxal phosphate-dependent aminotransferase — its product is MQNNNKLNRRHFLRNTLATLTSLSLGSVAFANENNRSSVFSQLSDKFTPPTAQNLLGLHYNENPLGMSPKAQQAAISVISGANRYGDEYAETLRTLVAQYHNVKEDYILFSAGSSDAIRLTIAAHATADTQFVVPELTYGDGEDFAKAYNLKIAKIKSNPQDWSIDLKGMQEAVAKYQGPSIVYLVNPNNPTSTVINSNEIESWINSKPKDTLFILDEAYAEYVNNPNYRSVDHLIAKGADNVVLLKTFSKIHAMAGMRVGYAVAAPDKIKHLQDYLEFDALAISSPSIKAATASMQDKDFLAYSKKSNDSAREIYLNTLQELDIEYLPSETNFVFHKIKGNIEEFRQRMLEENIKVGRPFPPANDWCRVSVGTTDEMIYVSNKLREFRQKGWI
- a CDS encoding SDR family oxidoreductase produces the protein MNKSVSIVGLGWLGLPLAKHLQQLGWQVKGSKRTHEGVEAMRLLRLETYHLELMPEINAAPDDLTQLFSVNALVINIPPSQYFFDIQQYVIGVENVIQEAVLCGVQHIIFISSTSVFSNISGQFDESIVPIPHSDISKGLLEIEQRLLSFNNIDIDIIRLAGLVGTDRHPVYSLGQREHIKQGNQPVNLVHLDDCARAIQLLLETPSYQRLYHLVAPIHPTKQAYYQYAAQKFGVNLPHFVCSEQDPQRIIVGEKICQELGFVYQYPDPYLMISC
- a CDS encoding NAD(P)/FAD-dependent oxidoreductase; this encodes MKNIVVVGGGAGGLELVTFLGDKLGAKSRAKVTLIDKNSTHLWKPLLHEVASGSLDEGVDALSYRAHAKNHNFSFEQGSIISINREQKYVELAPVYGMDGDMIVIARRIPYDYLVLAIGSKSNDFNTKGVEEHCIFLDGQEQALRFQHKMLELFLKFSENRALDDIGESESKQRLVEEGKVNIAIVGGGATGVELCAELYHAAQDLSSYGYGKINSDCLQVTLIEAGSRLLPALPERISQSVLKQLEGLGTVVKLNTMITEASANQLTTRDGEEIKADLIVWAAGVKVSSVSQQFDGLELNRINQIHVKDTLQTTVDDSIFAIGDCAFLVQANGKPVPPRAQAAHQMAKRCYKNIVALFDNKSLKPFVYNDKGSLVSLSKFTALGNIGKEDKSMVIEGKLARIAYVSLYRMHHHALHGCLKTGVMILIRRINRFIKPALKLH
- the argG gene encoding argininosuccinate synthase, coding for MSNTILQHLPKGQKVGIAFSGGLDTSAALLWMKQKGALPYAYTANLGQPDEEDYNAIPRKAMEYGAENARLIDCRAQLAHEGIAAIQCGAFHISTGGATYFNTTPLGRAVTGTMLVAAMKEDDVHIWGDGSTFKGNDIERFYRYGLLTNPALKIYKPWLDQQFIDELGGRFEMSQFLIANGFDYKMSVEKAYSTDSNMLGATHEAKDLEELSTGIKIVKPIMGVAFWDENVQIQAETVTVRFEEGVPVALNGKTFSDQVALFLEANRIGGRHGLGMSDQIENRIIEAKSRGIYEAPGMALLHIAYERLITGIHNEDTIEQYRINGLRLGRLLYQGRWFDPQALMLRESTQRWVAKAITGEVTLELRRGNDYSILNTESPNLTYASERLSMEKVEDAPFDPIDRIGQLTMRNLDIVDTRGKLGIYSQVGLLTSDKDSILPKLESK